The DNA segment GTTCGGGGGGGCGCGAGCGGCCGCGTGCCGATCTCGCCGCGGCGCAAGTCAATACCATCGGCGTCAACGCCTATCTGTGGCGCGCCGCGCTCGATACGGTCAGCTTCGCTCCCCTGTTGCAGTCCGACAGCACGGGCGGCGTGATCGTGACTGACTGGTATGCCAACCCGCGCAACCCAGGCGAACGCGTGAAGCTTACGGTCACCATCCTTGATACCGATCTGCGCGCCGATGCCCTGCGCGTCGCGGCGAGCCGCCAGGTGGCGCAAGGCTCCGCCTGGCTCGATGCGCCGGTCCAGGCGGCGACCGTGCAGAAGCTCGAGGATATCATCCTTACCAAAGCCCGCGAACTGCGCCGCCAGGCGGTTGCGGGATAGCGGTATTACCCTTTAGCCACCCATTCCCGTTCGCCCTGAGCTTGTCGAAGGGCCGCTCTTCCGCTTTTAGTGCAGCGTATGAGGAACGGTGCTTCGACAAGCTCAGCACGAACGGATGTTCGATCGGGTTCGGTTAATCGCTTCGATCCCGCATCCGCCGATCTGCGCTGGCAGGCCGCCTGGGAGCAAGCGCGCGTGTTCGAGGCGGACAGCGGCAGCGCCAGGCCCAAGAGCTATGTACTCGAGATGTTCCCCTATCCCAGCGGGCGCATCCATATCGGGCATGTCCGCAATTACACCATGGGCGACGTCCTCGCGCGCTACAAGCGGATGAGGGGGCACGAGGTGCTGCACCCCATGGGGTGGGACGCCTTCGGCATGCCGGCCGAAAACGCGGCGATGGAAAAGGGCGTCCACCCGGGCGGCTGGACCCGGGCCAATATCGCGACGATGAAGGCGCAGCTGAAACGCCTCGGCTTCGCGCTCGACTGGAGCCGCGAGCTCGCGACCTGCGATCCCGAATATTACGGGCACGA comes from the Qipengyuania sediminis genome and includes:
- a CDS encoding DUF3576 domain-containing protein gives rise to the protein MHRSAPFAHRSRAALAVAAIAALAACSGGRERPRADLAAAQVNTIGVNAYLWRAALDTVSFAPLLQSDSTGGVIVTDWYANPRNPGERVKLTVTILDTDLRADALRVAASRQVAQGSAWLDAPVQAATVQKLEDIILTKARELRRQAVAG